A stretch of Cucumis sativus cultivar 9930 chromosome 2, Cucumber_9930_V3, whole genome shotgun sequence DNA encodes these proteins:
- the LOC101220431 gene encoding protein ACCELERATED CELL DEATH 6, translating to MDPQLFIAATNGDLGHLRTLTPLTKLLLPSQLSPNQNTPLHVATEFRQLGFAEAIVRDCEALLRLQNGAGDTALHIAAREALSEFVEFFIQFRGLLRMVNHNGDTALHCAARIGSLICVEKIVEADPELCRVVNNSGESPLYLAVAAGFWEVPQSIIRKANLLASYTGAKGLTALHPTLFYPNYDFEIIKLFVEWRKEMIKEQDDLGLTPLHYASLYGRTEAINLFLQNESSSIYIVDNNGESALHIAAFKGHKDAVEAILNCCQDSCYLVDNKGRTPLHAAVLGDQRKVVKLILGRAKQGRVMNKADCDGNMALHHAAFHKFYDIIEILATSENVDKNVKNKTSLTALDIFNKHDLEGLRAAVIRNILIGSTGSMTMQHLATQAIKKMNQEIKIEELDDDDDDDDTNGINSIKQKESSYNTEKQKALEVNLLVATLVATVTFAAGFSMPGGYYENIGLSILSNKGGFKVFVIFNTIAFCCSVFAVLLHFHTSITDHYQRVRYMGIAVTFTSIAIVAMVIAFASGTYVVMANAKAFSLTPFLIFGGFTFLYLAIPFCDPGVEGYSFLHIPQRFIRRKIVQHVRYEE from the exons ATGGATCCACAGCTCTTCATTGCCGCCACCAATGGCGACTTGGGTCATCTCCGAACTCTAACACCACTTACAAAATTACTCCTCCCCTCTCAACTCTCCCCAAATCAAAACACTCCACTCCACGTCGCCACCGAATTCCGCCAACTCGGGTTTGCGGAAGCCATCGTGAGAGACTGTGAAGCCCTTCTACGGCTGCAGAATGGCGCCGGTGATACCGCGCTGCACATCGCTGCCAGGGAAGCTCTCTCAGAATTTGTGGAATTTTTCATCCAATTCCGGGGGCTCCTTCGAATGGTGAATCACAATGGCGATACTGCTTTGCATTGTGCTGCGAGAATTGGGAGTTTGATATGTGTGGAGAAGATTGTGGAAGCGGACCCGGAGCTTTGCAGAGTCGTAAATAATAGCGGGGAATCGCCGCTATACTTAGCGGTGGCTGCCGGATTTTGGGAAGTTCCTCAGTCCATTATTCGTAAGGCGAACTTGTTGGCTTCATATACAGGAGCTAAGGGCTTAACTGCATTGCATCCAACTCTTTTCTATCCCAATTATG ACTttgaaataatcaaattattcgTGGAATGGAGGaaagaaatgataaaagaacAAGATGACTTGGGACTGACACCTCTCCATTATGCTTCACTCTATGGAAGAACAGAAGCAATAAATCTATTTCTTCAAAACGAGAGTTCTTCCATTTACATTGTAGACAACAATGGAGAATCAGCTCTACACATTGCTGCTTTTAAAGGCCATAAGGATGCAGTGGAAGCGATTTTAAATTGTTGTCAAGATTCTTGCTATCTTGTCGATAACAAAGGTAGAACGCCTCTTCATGCTGCAGTTTTAGGAGATCAAAGAAAAGTTGTGAAATTGATATTAGGAAGGGCAAAGCAAGGAAGAGTAATGAATAAAGCTGATTGTGATGGAAATATGGCTTTGCATCATGCAGCATTTCACAAGTTTTACGATATTATTGAAATACTTGCGACTAGTGAAAATGTGGATAAGAATGTCAAGAATAAAACGTCCTTGACAGCACTTGATATCTTCAATAAACATGACCTG GAAGGACTAAGGGCAGCAGTAATCCGAAACATTCTCATTGGTTCGACCGGATCAATGACAATGCAACACTTAGCTACACaagcaataaaaaagatgaaccaagaaattaaaatagaagaattagatgatgatgatgatgatgatgatacaAATGGAATAAATAGCATAAAGCAGAAAGAGAGTTCATACAAtacagaaaaacaaaaagcattAGAAGTGAACCTATTAGTAGCAACTTTAGTAGCCACAGTTACATTTGCAGCTGGATTCTCAATGCCTGGTGGATACTATGAAAACATTGGACTATCAATTCTTAGCAACAAAGGAGGTTTTAAAGTGTTTGTAATATTCAACACAATAGCCTTTTGTTGCTCAGTTTTTGCAGTGCTTCTTCATTTCCACACTTCAATTACTGACCATTATCAGAGAGTAAGGTATATGGGAATTGCTGTAACGTTCACTAGTATTGCTATCGTTGCTATGGTTATAGCATTTGCTTCGGGTACTTATGTTGTGATGGCAAATGCAAAAGCATTTTCCTTAACTCCTTTTCTGATTTTTGGGGgatttacttttctttacttGGCTATTCCTTTTTGTGATCCTGGCGTTGAGGGATATTCATTCCTTCATATACCACAAAGATTCATAAGAAGGAAGATTGTTCAACATGTAAGATATGAGGAATGA